From Clostridiales bacterium, a single genomic window includes:
- the def gene encoding peptide deformylase yields the protein MALREIALIGDDVLRLKAKEVTEFDQSLSELIDDMAQTMYHNQGVGLAAPQVSILKRVVVIDVGQGLVELVNPKITKTGKMVECQEGCLSVPGKRGKVMRPQTLTVEAYDRHGKKVKYNAEGYFAQAIAHEIDHLDGILYIDKVIEGTLETITPQE from the coding sequence ATGGCATTGAGAGAAATTGCGCTTATTGGCGACGATGTTTTGAGATTAAAAGCAAAAGAGGTTACCGAGTTTGACCAAAGTCTATCGGAACTTATAGACGACATGGCGCAAACTATGTATCATAATCAAGGCGTAGGACTTGCCGCGCCTCAAGTAAGTATTTTAAAACGCGTTGTGGTAATAGATGTGGGGCAAGGGCTGGTGGAACTGGTAAATCCCAAAATTACCAAAACAGGCAAGATGGTTGAATGCCAAGAAGGGTGTCTTAGCGTTCCCGGCAAACGCGGCAAAGTGATGCGCCCCCAAACTCTGACCGTAGAGGCTTATGATAGACATGGCAAAAAAGTAAAGTATAACGCCGAAGGCTATTTTGCGCAAGCGATAGCGCATGAAATTGACCACTTGGACGGCATATTATACATAGATAAAGTTATAGAAGGCACTTTAGAGACGATAACGCCACAAGAATAA